In a single window of the Diospyros lotus cultivar Yz01 chromosome 10, ASM1463336v1, whole genome shotgun sequence genome:
- the LOC127812192 gene encoding uncharacterized protein LOC127812192 isoform X2, whose amino-acid sequence MAKSKTIDEDARSRRCSPVRPSSKGTAPIVQGVKGGPKARAKSKSRPRGSALELQGSDAETGFERTEFHRRPPVRDARGSHQKGGMKTGKPISPSFSYPPVRADGSKSEQPAANLDVVDYVRKENDMLSAALSEKGFEYVLKDFRMILSLEEAHLMQRTISKVRSALGQELPRVPLLAIMTVGGVKRGSRSDGACSSSGDEQMVDCEGSPIGSPRGSRSESESGESGDNSFTGSDSGDAEEPSVDWELANKALNPIFDGRESLNSDRRFFPKGDLQIQPGAMQASRCKDGRAGLPDSMQLEEPDKDAVVIQSGCANGASSRPHCAYEEDEIRTEVVGMDADYKRGSGGVPVAGKGSSDIVTGVRREDTQGMGRRSWADYEDRPSSEHVEAVSGGKERSQISRDPGIDTPQTAGIPDPPMPLISCPFVDLIDSDPPRHLRDGGISGMGQPMHYGGRPINFGQNGSNCGLKGVGLPSPQDVIDSHDQGRLNKEAVAQAHNDPVHGGSFAGHLSREGNILREVKRNAKLDQFRPTGLVDSGNLRIHKKLGFYPPINFPADGPTVCFSEEVIDRGVNYWKNTLIGYFIDSQLPFQVVQSIARQFWRCFGFIEVISNNSGCFLFRFDSEENMIKVFDGGPWHFTQCPLILRIWEVGMDFSRAILSAVPIWVKIFNIPLEGWNEEGIATAASALGRPIHADFMTEDRTQVEFARVCVEMDASSEFPRHINLYQGIDESTGEPKLLRMPVEYQWIPPTCSHCRVFGHSLAKCPNRSSQLSQPMQGQAGTVREKSHGKGKMVKEVNEVPGAAIE is encoded by the exons ATGGCGAAGTCAAAGACGATTGATGAAGACGCGCGTTCCCGGCGGTGCTCGCCGGTGCGGCCGTCGTCTAAGGGCACGGCACCGATTGTGCAGGGGGTGAAGGGTGGTCCAAAGGCAAGAGCGAAGTCCAAATCTAGGCCGCGGGGTTCGGCTTTGGAGCTGCAAGGAAGCGATGCAGAAACTGGCTTTGAACGGACGGAGTTCCATCGACGACCGCCAGTTCGGGATGCTCGTGGTTCTCACCAGAAGGGAGGGATGAAGACGGGTAAGCCGATCTCGCCTTCTTTCAGTTATCCTCCTGTGCGTGCAGATGGGTCGAAGTCGGAGCAGCCTGCTGCTAATCTAGATGTGGTTGATTATGTTCGGAAGGAGAACGACATGCTGTCGGCGGCTCTTTCTGAGAAAGGGTTTGAGTATGTCTTGAAGGATTTTCGGATGATTCTCTCGCTGGAGGAGGCGCATCTGATGCAGAGGACTATTAGTAAAGTTCGATCGGCCTTGGGTCAGGAACTCCCGAGGGTTCCTTTGTTGGCAATAATGACGGTCGGTGGGGTCAAGAGAGGGAGTAGGTCTGATGGCGCTTGCTCTAGTTCTGGGGATGAGCAGATGGTTGATTGCGAAGGGTCACCGATTGGCTCTCCAAGAGGCTCGAGATCTGAGTCTGAAAGTGGTGAGTCGGGGGATAATTCTTTTACAG GCAGCGATTCCGGGGACGCTGAGGAGCCCTCAGTGGACTGGGAGTTGGCTAATAAGGCTTTAAACCCGATCTTTGATGGTCGGGAGTCCTTGAATAGTGATCGTCGGTTCTTTCCCAAAGGGGATCTGCAAATTCAGCCGGGTGCGATGCAGGCTTCTAGGTGTAAAGATGGTCGTGCAGGTCTCCCAGATAGCATGCAGTTAGAGGAGCCTGATAAGGATGCCGTGGTTATTCAGAGTGGTTGTGCGAATGGAGCTAGCAGTAGGCCTCATTGTGCGTATGAAGAGGATGAAATTCGCACTGAAGTGGTGGGTATGGATGCTGATTACAAGAGGGGCAGTGGTGGTGTTCCGGTGGCTGGTAAGGGGTCATCGGACATAGTGACGGGGGTTCGGAGAGAGGATACGCAGGGCATGGGTCGACGGAGCTGGGCGGATTACGAGGATCGGCCGTCGTCGGAGCATGTCGAAGCGGTGTCCGGCGGCAAGGAGCGGTCCCAGATTTCTCGTGATCCGGGAATTGATACCCCTCAAACGGCGGGAATCCCGGATCCACCTATGCCGTTGATTTCTTGCCCTTTTGTGGATTTGATTGACAGTGATCCCCCACGTCATCTGCGTGATGGAGGGATTTCAGGGATGGGACAGCCTATGCATTATGGGGGTAGGCCTATTAATTTTGGGCAAAATGGATCTAACTGTGGCCTTAAGGGAGTTGGGCTTCCATCTCCTCAAGATGTTATTGACTCTCACGATCAAGGCCGATTAAATAAGGAGGCTGTGGCTCAGGCCCACAATGACCCTGTGCATGGTGGATCTTTTGCTGGTCATTTGAGCCGAGAGGGTAATATTTTAAGGGAGGTTAAAAGGAATGCCAAGCTCGATCAATTTCGGCCCACTGGCCTGGTGGATTCAGGCAATTTACGTATTCATAAGAAATTGGGGTTTTATCCGCCAATTAATTTTCCTGCTGATGGCCCCACAGTTTGTTTCTCAGAAGAAGTTATTGACAGAGGGGTGAATTATTGGAAAAATACCCTGATTGGGTATTTCATTGATAGCCAACTTCCCTTCCAGGTAGTGCAATCTATTGCTAGGCAGTTCTGGCGGTGCTTTGGTTTTATTGAGGTAATCTCAAATAACTCAGGCTGCTTTTTATTTCGTTTTGATAGTGAAGAAAATATGATAAAAGTGTTTGATGGGGGGCCCTGGCATTTTACACAGTGTCCGttaattttgagaatttgggAGGTGGGTATGGATTTCTCAAGGGCAATTCTTTCAGCAGTGCCTATTTGggtgaaaatttttaatattcctttGGAAGGATGGAACGAGGAGGGAATTGCAACGGCTGCTAGTGCCCTTGGTCGGCCTATCCATGCGGATTTCATGACGGAAGATAGGACGCAGGTTGAATTTGCCCGAGTATGTGTAGAGATGGATGCTTCATCTGAATTCCCTAGGCATATTAATTTGTATCAAGGAATTGATGAAAGCACAGGGGAGCCTAAGCTTTTGCGTATGCCTGTGGAGTACCAGTGGATTCCGCCTACTTGTTCTCATTGTCGGGTGTTTGGGCATAGTCTAGCTAAATGCCCAAACAGGTCTTCCCAGCTATCTCAGCCGATGCAGGGGCAAGCTGGTACGGTTCGGGAAAAGTCTCATGGTAAGGGGAAGATGGTTAAAGAGGTGAATGAAGTCCCCGGGGCAGCAATTGAATAA
- the LOC127812192 gene encoding uncharacterized protein LOC127812192 isoform X1, with protein sequence MAKSKTIDEDARSRRCSPVRPSSKGTAPIVQGVKGGPKARAKSKSRPRGSALELQGSDAETGFERTEFHRRPPVRDARGSHQKGGMKTGKPISPSFSYPPVRADGSKSEQPAANLDVVDYVRKENDMLSAALSEKGFEYVLKDFRMILSLEEAHLMQRTISKVRSALGQELPRVPLLAIMTVGGVKRGSRSDGACSSSGDEQMVDCEGSPIGSPRGSRSESESGESGDNSFTGSDSGDAEEPSVDAEEPSVDWESRSESESGESGDNSFTGSDSGDAEEPSVDWELANKALNPIFDGRESLNSDRRFFPKGDLQIQPGAMQASRCKDGRAGLPDSMQLEEPDKDAVVIQSGCANGASSRPHCAYEEDEIRTEVVGMDADYKRGSGGVPVAGKGSSDIVTGVRREDTQGMGRRSWADYEDRPSSEHVEAVSGGKERSQISRDPGIDTPQTAGIPDPPMPLISCPFVDLIDSDPPRHLRDGGISGMGQPMHYGGRPINFGQNGSNCGLKGVGLPSPQDVIDSHDQGRLNKEAVAQAHNDPVHGGSFAGHLSREGNILREVKRNAKLDQFRPTGLVDSGNLRIHKKLGFYPPINFPADGPTVCFSEEVIDRGVNYWKNTLIGYFIDSQLPFQVVQSIARQFWRCFGFIECPLILRIWEVGMDFSRAILSAVPIWVKIFNIPLEGWNEEGIATAASALGRPIHADFMTEDRTQVEFARVCVEMDASSEFPRHINLYQGIDESTGEPKLLRMPVEYQWIPPTCSHCRVFGHSLAKCPNRSSQLSQPMQGQAGTVREKSHGKGKMVKEVNEVPGAAIE encoded by the exons ATGGCGAAGTCAAAGACGATTGATGAAGACGCGCGTTCCCGGCGGTGCTCGCCGGTGCGGCCGTCGTCTAAGGGCACGGCACCGATTGTGCAGGGGGTGAAGGGTGGTCCAAAGGCAAGAGCGAAGTCCAAATCTAGGCCGCGGGGTTCGGCTTTGGAGCTGCAAGGAAGCGATGCAGAAACTGGCTTTGAACGGACGGAGTTCCATCGACGACCGCCAGTTCGGGATGCTCGTGGTTCTCACCAGAAGGGAGGGATGAAGACGGGTAAGCCGATCTCGCCTTCTTTCAGTTATCCTCCTGTGCGTGCAGATGGGTCGAAGTCGGAGCAGCCTGCTGCTAATCTAGATGTGGTTGATTATGTTCGGAAGGAGAACGACATGCTGTCGGCGGCTCTTTCTGAGAAAGGGTTTGAGTATGTCTTGAAGGATTTTCGGATGATTCTCTCGCTGGAGGAGGCGCATCTGATGCAGAGGACTATTAGTAAAGTTCGATCGGCCTTGGGTCAGGAACTCCCGAGGGTTCCTTTGTTGGCAATAATGACGGTCGGTGGGGTCAAGAGAGGGAGTAGGTCTGATGGCGCTTGCTCTAGTTCTGGGGATGAGCAGATGGTTGATTGCGAAGGGTCACCGATTGGCTCTCCAAGAGGCTCGAGATCTGAGTCTGAAAGTGGTGAGTCGGGGGATAATTCTTTTACAGGCAGCGATTCCGGGGACGCTGAGGAGCCCTCAGTGGACGCTGAGGAGCCCTCCGTGGACTGGGAGTCGAGATCTGAGTCTGAAAGTGGTGAGTCGGGGGATAATTCTTTTACAGGCAGCGATTCCGGGGACGCTGAGGAGCCCTCAGTGGACTGGGAGTTGGCTAATAAGGCTTTAAACCCGATCTTTGATGGTCGGGAGTCCTTGAATAGTGATCGTCGGTTCTTTCCCAAAGGGGATCTGCAAATTCAGCCGGGTGCGATGCAGGCTTCTAGGTGTAAAGATGGTCGTGCAGGTCTCCCAGATAGCATGCAGTTAGAGGAGCCTGATAAGGATGCCGTGGTTATTCAGAGTGGTTGTGCGAATGGAGCTAGCAGTAGGCCTCATTGTGCGTATGAAGAGGATGAAATTCGCACTGAAGTGGTGGGTATGGATGCTGATTACAAGAGGGGCAGTGGTGGTGTTCCGGTGGCTGGTAAGGGGTCATCGGACATAGTGACGGGGGTTCGGAGAGAGGATACGCAGGGCATGGGTCGACGGAGCTGGGCGGATTACGAGGATCGGCCGTCGTCGGAGCATGTCGAAGCGGTGTCCGGCGGCAAGGAGCGGTCCCAGATTTCTCGTGATCCGGGAATTGATACCCCTCAAACGGCGGGAATCCCGGATCCACCTATGCCGTTGATTTCTTGCCCTTTTGTGGATTTGATTGACAGTGATCCCCCACGTCATCTGCGTGATGGAGGGATTTCAGGGATGGGACAGCCTATGCATTATGGGGGTAGGCCTATTAATTTTGGGCAAAATGGATCTAACTGTGGCCTTAAGGGAGTTGGGCTTCCATCTCCTCAAGATGTTATTGACTCTCACGATCAAGGCCGATTAAATAAGGAGGCTGTGGCTCAGGCCCACAATGACCCTGTGCATGGTGGATCTTTTGCTGGTCATTTGAGCCGAGAGGGTAATATTTTAAGGGAGGTTAAAAGGAATGCCAAGCTCGATCAATTTCGGCCCACTGGCCTGGTGGATTCAGGCAATTTACGTATTCATAAGAAATTGGGGTTTTATCCGCCAATTAATTTTCCTGCTGATGGCCCCACAGTTTGTTTCTCAGAAGAAGTTATTGACAGAGGGGTGAATTATTGGAAAAATACCCTGATTGGGTATTTCATTGATAGCCAACTTCCCTTCCAGGTAGTGCAATCTATTGCTAGGCAGTTCTGGCGGTGCTTTGGTTTTATTGAG TGTCCGttaattttgagaatttgggAGGTGGGTATGGATTTCTCAAGGGCAATTCTTTCAGCAGTGCCTATTTGggtgaaaatttttaatattcctttGGAAGGATGGAACGAGGAGGGAATTGCAACGGCTGCTAGTGCCCTTGGTCGGCCTATCCATGCGGATTTCATGACGGAAGATAGGACGCAGGTTGAATTTGCCCGAGTATGTGTAGAGATGGATGCTTCATCTGAATTCCCTAGGCATATTAATTTGTATCAAGGAATTGATGAAAGCACAGGGGAGCCTAAGCTTTTGCGTATGCCTGTGGAGTACCAGTGGATTCCGCCTACTTGTTCTCATTGTCGGGTGTTTGGGCATAGTCTAGCTAAATGCCCAAACAGGTCTTCCCAGCTATCTCAGCCGATGCAGGGGCAAGCTGGTACGGTTCGGGAAAAGTCTCATGGTAAGGGGAAGATGGTTAAAGAGGTGAATGAAGTCCCCGGGGCAGCAATTGAATAA